From Methanomassiliicoccales archaeon:
CAAGACCCTTTCCTATACTACTGACACGCCAGATTTCTGGCGCCGGGAAGGACAGCCCTATCCCTCGCACGGAGGACGTTTCACAGGAGAACCGGCATACTTCAAGCACGTGCAGGCGGCGGGGAAGATGTTGTTGCAGGCCATGAACTCGAAGCCGACGGACTATGCGCATGCGGTCTTCCACCAACCCAACGGCAAGTTCCCGCAGCGGGTGGCCAAGATGCTGGGCTTCACGGACAAGCAGATTGAGGTGGGCATGGTCACGCCTCAGATAGGCAACACCTACAGCGGGTCGGTGCCTTTGGGCCTGGCGGCGATATTGGACGTCGCCGTTCCGGGCGACAGGATATTCGCGGTCGCCTATGGTTCGGGAGCTGGATCGGATGCTTTCGACATCACTGTAACGGAGAAGATCAAGGAGTATCGACGAGAGGCGGCGCCGACCGTCAAGGAGCTCTTGGAGCGCAAGGTGATGGTGGACTATGCCACCTACGCCAAGTTCCGGGGCAAGATACGCATGAAGGAGGGAGCGTGATGAGGGAGGTCGCTGTCATCGGGGTCGGGGATACCAAGTTCGGCGAGCTGTGGGACATGTCCTTCCGGGACATAGGCATCCAGGCAGGGTTGGCGGCGGTGAACGACGCCAACATGGCGGCGGAGGAGATCGAGGCGCTCTATGTGGGCAACATGTCCGCCGGGCGCTTCATCGAACAGGAGCACGTGGCCGCCCTCATCGCCGACTACTCCGGTCTGGCAAGAGATCACATCCCGGCCACGCGCGTGGAAGCGGCCGGGGCGTCGGGAGGGCTTGCTTTCAGGCAAGGCTATCTGGCGGTGGCC
This genomic window contains:
- a CDS encoding hydroxymethylglutaryl-CoA synthase — translated: MQTGIVSYGAYVPRYRITPAEIGKVWGTDGDMMSKGLLINCKSVPAPDEDVITISVEAARAMMRRVDVDPKEIGALYVGSESHPYAVKPSGTIVAEAIGASPNITVADYEFACKAGTAAIQTCMGMVGAGMIRYGVAIGADTSQGAPGDPLEYSASAGGGAFLIGSEGLIAVINKTLSYTTDTPDFWRREGQPYPSHGGRFTGEPAYFKHVQAAGKMLLQAMNSKPTDYAHAVFHQPNGKFPQRVAKMLGFTDKQIEVGMVTPQIGNTYSGSVPLGLAAILDVAVPGDRIFAVAYGSGAGSDAFDITVTEKIKEYRREAAPTVKELLERKVMVDYATYAKFRGKIRMKEGA